One Synechococcus sp. CC9605 genomic window carries:
- a CDS encoding ester cyclase, with product MKSSENLLMAMLVDDFYAKVADQSDKNTATRIVSPSVEFYASGSDVPVGFDDFFDYVSMFQRALAFMRLILETLVDNKTALIYWRVEGTHKKELLGCFPTNKAIVYTGMSLFYFDDENLISKVITCFDEKTFIEQLCAGSEPE from the coding sequence ATGAAATCTTCAGAAAATCTGCTTATGGCGATGTTAGTTGATGATTTCTATGCCAAGGTTGCCGACCAGTCTGATAAAAATACGGCAACTAGAATTGTTAGTCCGTCTGTAGAGTTTTACGCTTCAGGTAGCGATGTGCCTGTAGGTTTTGATGATTTCTTTGATTATGTCTCCATGTTTCAAAGAGCTCTTGCATTTATGCGTCTTATTCTTGAAACCTTGGTTGACAATAAGACTGCATTGATATATTGGCGCGTTGAAGGAACTCACAAGAAAGAGTTGCTAGGTTGTTTCCCTACCAACAAAGCAATTGTCTACACAGGCATGTCGTTGTTCTATTTTGATGACGAGAATCTTATCTCAAAAGTTATTACTTGCTTCGACGAGAAAACTTTTATAGAGCAGCTCTGCGCTGGCTCAGAGCCAGAATGA
- a CDS encoding EthD domain-containing protein, which yields MIHQHILAAPRPGLSEAEFQDYWRYVHALKFARKIPQIRKYKVNSRIDIPGQDREIEFSGIAEIWLDNEQAQADSIKTPEFLDGALHDEPNWAASWQTIGLDTEAHEVMGVDPSDAEFPEYKIMLFHKKKRDMSLTDFRSLYTSGYSDKIQGANIPNLVRVLCCLSKERLYEAGGAPPFDAVTHLSANSMLDLKSMVASPQLQAFLDPEHSGLSEWWGLVTMAVRSEWVLGPEARPYPF from the coding sequence ATGATTCACCAGCATATTCTGGCAGCTCCCCGTCCTGGTTTAAGCGAGGCTGAGTTTCAGGATTACTGGAGATACGTTCATGCCTTAAAGTTTGCCCGCAAAATTCCTCAAATTAGGAAATACAAAGTCAACTCAAGAATTGATATACCTGGGCAAGATAGAGAAATTGAATTTTCTGGTATAGCAGAGATATGGCTGGATAATGAGCAAGCACAAGCGGATTCGATCAAAACCCCTGAATTTCTTGATGGAGCGTTGCACGATGAACCAAATTGGGCTGCTTCTTGGCAGACCATTGGTCTTGACACTGAAGCTCATGAAGTAATGGGTGTTGATCCAAGTGATGCCGAATTTCCTGAATACAAAATTATGCTTTTTCACAAGAAAAAACGTGATATGAGTTTAACTGATTTCAGAAGTTTGTACACATCCGGCTATTCAGACAAGATTCAAGGAGCCAACATCCCAAATCTAGTTCGTGTTCTCTGTTGTCTCTCTAAGGAACGTCTTTACGAAGCAGGAGGTGCTCCGCCTTTTGATGCTGTTACGCATCTCAGTGCTAATTCGATGCTTGATTTGAAATCTATGGTTGCTTCACCTCAACTTCAAGCCTTCCTGGATCCCGAGCATAGTGGTTTGAGTGAGTGGTGGGGTTTGGTCACCATGGCTGTGCGTTCCGAGTGGGTTTTGGGCCCTGAAGCAAGGCCATATCCATTTTGA
- a CDS encoding ankyrin repeat domain-containing protein has product MDLQQRIDQLWEDTKSGDIEAILSHFANKGSICFPKTSANNIIPFTGLFHGSQQIREFFESKQATIHLKNSTVESIHHQSSTAFLNVKVEAECLSTGTLFKSDELHVFKFNTVHHILEWTIYADLSELIEALKANLPDQLLEAVSANNVNSVKHCLLMGANPNVRNSVTGLTVLMMAACQGQTEIVRLLLDAGADVFTTDSFTGATALHKACQGQNAEIAKLLTDAGSFIDAVTPTMGHTPIMDALWYLAPDVVKHLVSCKPNLNTKTHYGFSLWDHLEYETKVQATPEGKATMAAIKSDIEGYRDQCLSLIEEHKVMAATEKGDAELVKQLIASGHTVETVYPHVNTFSDGHTPLIVAARDNHLDIVKLLLDAGAEVDVFDWVFKGYPIHKATYNGRPDVLKVLLSSPKMTSKVINVQGKINGYTPLTDALWHGFEECANILLDHPECKLGNVAHDGKDELAVAEQVFGVDHKLTNRIRSMS; this is encoded by the coding sequence ATGGACCTACAACAACGCATTGATCAACTTTGGGAAGACACTAAGTCTGGTGACATTGAGGCAATCCTCAGTCATTTTGCAAACAAGGGCTCTATTTGCTTTCCTAAAACTAGTGCAAACAACATTATTCCATTCACAGGTCTATTTCATGGCTCACAACAGATTCGAGAATTTTTCGAATCAAAACAAGCGACCATTCATTTAAAAAATTCTACTGTTGAGTCTATTCACCACCAATCATCTACAGCATTTTTGAATGTAAAGGTTGAAGCTGAATGCTTATCGACTGGTACTTTGTTTAAATCAGATGAGCTTCATGTCTTTAAGTTTAATACTGTTCACCATATTTTAGAATGGACTATCTATGCCGATCTTAGTGAATTAATAGAAGCGTTGAAAGCTAACTTGCCAGATCAACTTCTTGAGGCCGTTTCGGCTAATAATGTCAACTCTGTTAAGCATTGTCTTCTCATGGGAGCTAATCCCAATGTGCGAAACAGTGTTACAGGGCTAACGGTTTTGATGATGGCAGCTTGTCAGGGCCAGACTGAAATTGTCAGGTTACTTTTAGATGCTGGTGCTGATGTTTTCACCACCGACAGTTTCACTGGTGCTACTGCGCTTCACAAAGCTTGCCAAGGGCAGAATGCTGAAATTGCCAAACTTTTAACCGACGCGGGATCTTTTATCGATGCGGTCACACCCACAATGGGGCATACACCAATCATGGATGCCCTTTGGTACTTAGCTCCAGACGTTGTGAAACATCTTGTTAGCTGTAAGCCCAATTTAAATACAAAAACACACTACGGTTTCTCTTTATGGGATCACCTTGAGTATGAGACCAAAGTCCAAGCGACTCCAGAAGGTAAGGCAACAATGGCAGCCATCAAATCAGATATTGAAGGTTACCGGGATCAATGTTTGTCATTAATTGAAGAACACAAAGTGATGGCTGCTACGGAGAAAGGTGATGCCGAACTTGTAAAGCAACTCATCGCTAGTGGTCACACTGTTGAAACTGTTTATCCCCATGTTAATACTTTTAGTGATGGTCATACTCCTTTAATTGTTGCTGCAAGGGATAATCACCTTGATATTGTCAAACTTCTTCTAGATGCTGGTGCTGAAGTAGACGTTTTTGATTGGGTTTTTAAGGGTTATCCCATCCATAAGGCTACATATAATGGCCGCCCTGATGTCTTAAAGGTACTCTTAAGCTCACCAAAGATGACCAGCAAGGTCATTAATGTCCAGGGTAAGATCAATGGTTACACGCCGCTAACAGATGCACTTTGGCATGGATTTGAAGAGTGCGCCAATATTTTGCTTGATCACCCTGAGTGCAAATTAGGTAATGTTGCACATGATGGTAAAGACGAATTGGCTGTAGCCGAGCAGGTTTTTGGAGTTGATCACAAACTTACCAATCGCATACGCAGTATGAGTTAG
- a CDS encoding nuclear transport factor 2 family protein — MNNLTSEDRLEIQNLNARHFHSLDALTRVLDGNPAETWADTFHPDGTFQIVMQDGSVLFEAKGRDKLIEAHSSFPDISTTRHWICNLLIEPDPRGARSASYIIAMNIGVNPAHIIRTGTYDDLVTKHNGVWLYERKILILDAFSPTAE, encoded by the coding sequence ATGAACAATCTGACATCAGAAGATAGGCTTGAAATTCAAAATCTCAACGCGAGACATTTTCACTCTCTTGATGCATTGACACGTGTTCTTGATGGCAACCCAGCAGAAACTTGGGCAGACACTTTCCATCCTGACGGTACTTTTCAAATTGTTATGCAAGATGGATCGGTCTTATTTGAGGCCAAGGGTCGTGACAAGTTGATCGAAGCCCATTCTTCTTTTCCGGATATTTCAACAACCCGTCATTGGATCTGTAACCTTTTGATCGAGCCGGATCCACGTGGAGCACGATCTGCTTCGTACATTATTGCTATGAACATCGGGGTCAATCCAGCTCATATTATTAGAACGGGAACCTACGATGATCTCGTGACAAAACACAATGGTGTTTGGCTTTACGAACGTAAAATTCTTATTCTTGATGCATTCAGTCCTACTGCTGAATAA
- a CDS encoding GMC family oxidoreductase — protein MEHSPAIVIGSGFGGSVAALRLAEAGIKTLVIERGKRWTIQDPTVNETFSTFDSLDGRAEWLNDTGRSETPAYEGLPITKHTGIMECVKHGKYTFLVGAAVGGGSHCYGGILIEPPEELWNNQIPMIDYSEMRDTYFPVVHKTIGSSPIPDDILNSEYYLGLRSLVSQAEKAGFTECSSTNNGMKDGYVRFKMGIDWDATREEIANKRVASQIKAEFWFGQNSGAKQTLDTNYLKLAEETGSVEIRPLHLVNSISENEDGLYIIETSRINTKGDVIETKLFSCNQLFLAAGVLGTCELLLRAQSNNTISNLPSELGSNLGNDGDTFAIRTELDEKTNPHLGGPGAIAILNYENPIRPAIMMRAPLTKFDRLFPDHNAIGTFIFSNSHHRGRLTFNKDTNGLDIEYELDYDAISASQALLDRFQQANGGEIIPPDVQITGHQLGGAAMGSVCDSFGRVQGQKGLYVVDGSLIPGSSTCMNPALTIAAVAERALQNIIQEDILV, from the coding sequence ATGGAACACTCACCTGCTATCGTCATCGGAAGTGGATTCGGTGGGTCTGTTGCTGCCCTGCGGCTTGCTGAGGCTGGCATCAAAACGCTTGTTATTGAGCGAGGTAAACGTTGGACCATCCAGGATCCAACAGTCAACGAAACCTTCAGTACTTTTGACAGTCTTGATGGTCGTGCTGAGTGGTTGAATGATACTGGACGCTCAGAAACTCCTGCTTATGAAGGATTACCTATAACCAAGCACACAGGAATTATGGAATGTGTGAAGCATGGTAAGTATACTTTTTTGGTGGGTGCTGCTGTCGGCGGTGGATCTCATTGTTATGGAGGGATTCTGATTGAACCTCCCGAGGAGCTCTGGAATAATCAAATACCAATGATTGATTATTCTGAAATGCGAGATACGTACTTTCCAGTTGTTCATAAGACAATCGGCTCTTCACCGATTCCTGATGATATTCTAAATTCTGAATATTATTTAGGATTAAGGTCGCTTGTTTCTCAGGCAGAAAAGGCTGGTTTTACGGAATGCAGTAGTACCAACAATGGAATGAAAGATGGTTATGTTAGATTTAAGATGGGAATTGATTGGGATGCCACAAGGGAAGAAATTGCTAATAAACGTGTGGCTTCACAGATTAAAGCTGAGTTCTGGTTTGGCCAAAATAGCGGTGCTAAGCAAACTTTAGACACTAACTATCTAAAACTTGCCGAAGAAACTGGATCAGTCGAGATCAGACCTCTTCATCTTGTCAATTCGATTTCAGAGAACGAAGATGGATTATACATCATAGAAACATCGCGAATCAACACCAAGGGCGATGTGATTGAGACGAAGCTTTTTAGTTGCAACCAATTGTTTTTGGCGGCTGGTGTTCTTGGCACCTGTGAGCTCCTCTTGAGAGCACAATCCAACAACACAATTTCCAATCTACCCTCTGAGCTTGGTTCCAACCTTGGCAACGACGGAGATACTTTTGCAATACGTACTGAACTTGATGAAAAAACCAATCCCCATCTTGGCGGACCTGGTGCTATTGCCATTTTGAACTATGAGAATCCCATAAGACCCGCCATCATGATGCGCGCACCACTTACCAAGTTTGATCGCTTGTTTCCCGATCATAATGCTATTGGGACTTTTATCTTTTCAAACTCTCATCACCGCGGTCGCCTAACTTTTAATAAAGATACCAATGGTCTTGATATCGAATATGAGCTTGATTATGATGCTATTTCAGCATCACAAGCGTTGCTCGATCGCTTCCAACAGGCTAATGGTGGGGAGATTATTCCTCCTGATGTTCAAATTACTGGTCATCAACTTGGAGGAGCTGCAATGGGTAGTGTCTGTGATTCTTTTGGACGTGTCCAGGGTCAGAAGGGCTTGTATGTCGTTGATGGATCTCTAATTCCAGGTTCCAGTACCTGTATGAATCCAGCTCTTACGATTGCTGCAGTGGCCGAACGTGCTCTGCAGAACATTATCCAGGAGGACATTTTGGTTTAA
- a CDS encoding nuclear transport factor 2 family protein: protein MTASTKSVAEAWFDGLDRADYASAISLLHPDIVWINVPQIKDGSDVIPWIGTARGLDEVTHQFTKRDGVCEVKEFKSVGLVCEGNTAVGLVRDKATIIKTNITFEIIFASWMTIEDGKIVRWKSYCDTAPIIAAFNGIQPPSPEI from the coding sequence ATGACTGCTTCAACGAAATCTGTCGCAGAAGCTTGGTTCGACGGATTGGATCGAGCTGATTACGCCAGTGCGATCTCTCTGCTTCATCCAGACATCGTTTGGATCAATGTTCCACAAATCAAAGATGGTAGTGATGTTATCCCTTGGATTGGAACTGCAAGGGGTCTCGACGAGGTTACTCATCAGTTCACTAAAAGAGACGGTGTTTGCGAAGTTAAAGAGTTTAAAAGTGTAGGACTTGTTTGTGAAGGTAATACTGCTGTTGGCTTGGTTCGCGATAAAGCAACAATTATAAAAACCAATATCACTTTTGAAATCATCTTTGCTTCGTGGATGACCATTGAGGACGGCAAGATTGTTCGTTGGAAGTCCTATTGTGATACTGCACCAATTATTGCTGCTTTCAATGGTATTCAGCCACCATCCCCTGAGATTTGA
- a CDS encoding DJ-1/PfpI family protein, with protein MASILMVASNLGVWAEELQGPWDVLNEKGHNVTLATEQGIKPLPHVISMDPDALDTVQNIKVNPQSVVDRCKALWASTALDNPIAIKDAKMSDYEAIVLIGGPGAPLDMNGNSKLHKLLVDAFASDKLIATICYAVGGLVWARNPETGKSIIDGKVICAHPRDWDFTDPLPYPLDGAQSGNAGTDLVTPGFNYPVQTIVELAVGEKGRVLSNPYVLRSCPCTHYDWPFVTALSVESSTPFGYMIDNALNQKYGK; from the coding sequence ATGGCATCAATCCTTATGGTCGCCTCAAACCTCGGTGTTTGGGCAGAGGAATTACAAGGTCCTTGGGATGTCCTCAACGAGAAGGGCCACAACGTTACTCTTGCTACTGAGCAAGGTATCAAGCCATTGCCTCATGTCATCAGCATGGATCCTGATGCACTTGACACTGTTCAGAATATTAAGGTCAATCCACAAAGTGTCGTTGATAGATGTAAGGCTCTTTGGGCTTCAACTGCACTCGATAATCCTATTGCGATTAAAGATGCCAAGATGAGTGACTATGAAGCTATTGTTCTTATCGGGGGCCCAGGTGCCCCGTTAGACATGAATGGCAATTCTAAGCTTCATAAGCTTCTTGTTGATGCATTTGCCTCCGATAAATTAATTGCAACCATTTGCTATGCCGTTGGAGGCCTTGTTTGGGCTCGTAATCCTGAGACTGGTAAAAGTATTATTGACGGTAAGGTTATTTGTGCCCATCCCCGTGACTGGGACTTTACAGATCCTCTGCCTTATCCACTTGATGGTGCTCAATCTGGCAATGCAGGGACTGACCTCGTTACCCCTGGTTTTAATTACCCTGTTCAAACAATCGTAGAATTGGCGGTTGGAGAGAAAGGCCGTGTTCTTTCTAACCCGTACGTGCTTCGTAGTTGTCCCTGCACTCACTATGACTGGCCATTTGTGACGGCGCTATCTGTTGAGTCATCCACCCCATTTGGTTACATGATCGACAATGCTCTGAATCAAAAATATGGCAAGTGA
- a CDS encoding MBL fold metallo-hydrolase, producing MSVSTSSSFFKLGTHTQLDFPVQNVVIHVISSPTEGGWEGVNSTIIELNTKLILIDLPLHYGVAKEIRSFCNASGKDIHRIVITHEHPDHWMGTFAFSDHDIFAQSSTIEFIAKNGDGILALKKNQLPVDCLSESVYVPNCSFDELEELVDGIHIKWSIARHLEYQSAFYAEIPELAVLVAGDMLYNNCHLFLGERLQDGQPNATQWLSQLRNIDFSIYRSIIPGHGAVGDSGMVQTCIEYLEAMIPIITLPGMTTDLYKNKAIQKFPNHKVQDMLDLSGFFLYDFQGL from the coding sequence ATGTCTGTCTCTACCTCTAGCTCCTTTTTCAAGCTGGGTACCCACACCCAACTTGATTTCCCTGTTCAGAATGTTGTTATCCACGTAATTAGTAGTCCGACTGAGGGTGGTTGGGAAGGAGTTAATAGCACTATTATTGAGCTAAATACCAAGCTCATCCTTATTGACCTACCCCTACATTATGGTGTTGCCAAGGAAATTCGTAGTTTTTGCAATGCGTCTGGCAAAGACATCCATCGCATTGTGATTACTCATGAGCATCCTGATCATTGGATGGGTACTTTTGCTTTTAGTGATCATGATATTTTTGCACAGTCTTCCACAATTGAATTTATTGCCAAAAATGGAGACGGTATTCTTGCACTCAAGAAAAATCAATTACCAGTTGATTGTCTTTCAGAATCTGTATACGTTCCCAATTGTTCTTTTGATGAACTCGAAGAGCTTGTTGATGGAATACATATTAAATGGTCAATCGCAAGACATTTAGAATATCAATCTGCTTTTTATGCTGAAATCCCTGAGTTAGCAGTTCTTGTTGCTGGTGATATGTTATATAATAATTGTCATCTTTTTCTTGGCGAGCGTCTTCAGGATGGACAACCTAATGCCACTCAATGGCTTTCCCAACTTAGGAATATAGATTTTTCTATTTATCGTTCAATTATTCCAGGTCATGGAGCTGTTGGTGATTCAGGCATGGTCCAAACTTGTATCGAATACCTTGAAGCCATGATTCCAATTATTACTCTTCCCGGTATGACCACTGATCTTTATAAAAATAAAGCTATTCAAAAGTTTCCTAATCATAAAGTACAGGATATGTTGGATTTGTCTGGTTTTTTCTTGTACGACTTTCAAGGTCTCTAG
- a CDS encoding proline iminopeptidase-family hydrolase: MSVLFTEFEIPINTPLGSLNAWAITYGNPDHPRILLVQGGPGTTHDYLISTAQSLADQGFSVTMYGPIGTDYSEKAPNYDFCDFDWFINELNQVVDYLRTSCSDLKLIGHSWGGYLCIDYVLRYPDKISQLVASNAVSNLKEYNRYCADVLVPSYPPDKWEVAAKIIESQNLSDPELNQIFWDIHYPVHVYRHPLSEWPEPVMRTFTTPNLEMYLPACGPVAVEIVGWLADWNRTDDIKNIEIPSLFISSEFDTNTPDHIKWMASQAQNGHYLHCPNSGHFSHLDDKEVWEKSVIDFLNSN; this comes from the coding sequence ATGTCTGTACTCTTCACTGAGTTTGAAATCCCGATCAACACACCACTGGGTTCACTGAACGCATGGGCAATTACCTATGGTAATCCTGATCATCCTAGGATTTTACTTGTTCAAGGAGGACCTGGTACAACTCATGATTATTTAATTTCAACTGCACAAAGCCTTGCTGACCAGGGTTTCTCAGTAACAATGTATGGTCCTATCGGTACTGACTATAGTGAGAAAGCTCCTAATTATGACTTTTGTGATTTTGATTGGTTCATCAACGAGCTTAATCAAGTTGTAGATTACCTCAGGACTTCTTGTTCTGATCTGAAATTAATTGGCCATTCATGGGGAGGCTATTTGTGTATCGATTATGTACTTAGATATCCTGATAAGATTTCCCAGCTGGTTGCATCAAATGCTGTTTCAAATTTGAAAGAGTATAATCGTTATTGTGCGGATGTTCTTGTTCCTTCTTATCCTCCGGATAAGTGGGAGGTCGCTGCTAAAATTATTGAATCGCAAAACTTGAGTGATCCAGAGTTAAATCAAATTTTTTGGGATATACATTATCCAGTCCACGTATACCGTCATCCTTTGTCCGAATGGCCTGAACCTGTTATGAGAACCTTCACAACACCTAATCTTGAGATGTATCTACCTGCATGTGGTCCAGTCGCTGTAGAAATTGTTGGCTGGCTAGCGGATTGGAATCGTACCGATGATATTAAGAATATTGAAATACCATCGCTCTTTATTAGTTCTGAATTTGATACAAATACGCCAGACCATATTAAATGGATGGCTTCACAGGCTCAGAATGGTCATTATCTCCATTGTCCAAATTCTGGACACTTTTCTCATCTTGATGACAAAGAAGTTTGGGAAAAATCTGTAATTGATTTTCTTAACTCTAACTGA
- a CDS encoding formylglycine-generating enzyme family protein has translation MDFTSKIFQYPTLQHDGSIVFNEASIDSSSINLLNQFNLEFIKIPAGSFLMGSTTADTGPDAMPQHEVSIKSFLMAQAPVTQDLYEAVVGSNPSFFKNPSLPVECINWFDAKKLCDLLTSTTSYKFRLPSEAEWEYAARGGTTSTFYCGEMISNQIGNYMAEVPWKNGPRGDYVCKTLPPNSYPVNPWGLSDMSGNVFDWCQDVYCSYEHAPSDGSANEQLNGPEERLLRGGSWYHTPIATAVTARLKIDPLYKGPDIGMRLVVEAK, from the coding sequence ATGGACTTCACTTCCAAAATTTTCCAGTATCCTACTTTACAACATGATGGTTCCATTGTTTTCAATGAAGCTTCTATTGATTCCTCTTCAATTAATCTGCTAAATCAATTTAATCTCGAGTTTATTAAAATACCTGCAGGCTCTTTTTTAATGGGGTCGACCACTGCTGATACCGGGCCCGATGCTATGCCCCAGCATGAGGTATCCATTAAAAGCTTTTTAATGGCACAAGCACCTGTTACTCAGGATTTATATGAGGCAGTTGTTGGCAGTAATCCTTCCTTTTTTAAGAATCCTTCTTTACCCGTAGAGTGTATTAATTGGTTTGATGCCAAAAAACTCTGCGATCTTCTTACCTCTACCACCTCTTACAAATTTAGGCTACCTTCAGAGGCTGAATGGGAATATGCGGCCCGAGGAGGTACTACATCCACTTTTTATTGCGGAGAGATGATTAGCAATCAAATAGGAAATTATATGGCCGAAGTCCCTTGGAAGAATGGCCCCCGTGGCGACTATGTTTGTAAAACACTACCTCCTAATAGTTACCCTGTTAATCCATGGGGTCTAAGTGATATGTCTGGTAATGTATTTGATTGGTGTCAAGATGTTTACTGCTCCTATGAGCATGCCCCATCTGATGGTTCCGCTAATGAGCAATTAAATGGTCCGGAGGAGCGTTTGTTAAGAGGTGGATCTTGGTACCACACCCCGATTGCAACCGCAGTAACGGCACGTTTAAAGATTGACCCTTTATATAAAGGACCTGATATCGGGATGAGACTTGTTGTCGAAGCCAAATAA
- a CDS encoding VOC family protein, producing the protein MPEQNPSSTVRTSFDDNLVSDYVWPEPLQDIGSFKKDQLSQCSKDLSRKILNLGPSFQVGFACVDAEKQARWYKEAFGFVEDRRNDFKEFGTIVIMMRCDTPQGFQLRVEFIQQPEGFVLRRPNPTSHTVFSGVCQFQFWVDNIDEVYQRIVDRGDIEVSWGPIDVGAGLRMKHLFVRDPESNIVLISEPY; encoded by the coding sequence ATGCCTGAGCAAAATCCATCCAGCACTGTTCGTACTTCTTTCGATGACAATCTAGTATCAGATTATGTTTGGCCAGAGCCTCTTCAAGATATTGGCAGCTTTAAAAAAGATCAGCTCTCTCAATGTAGTAAGGATCTTTCCAGAAAAATTTTAAATCTTGGTCCTTCTTTTCAAGTAGGTTTTGCTTGTGTTGATGCTGAGAAGCAGGCTCGGTGGTATAAGGAAGCCTTTGGTTTCGTGGAAGACCGTCGTAATGATTTCAAAGAGTTTGGAACAATTGTAATTATGATGCGATGTGACACACCTCAAGGTTTTCAATTAAGGGTGGAATTTATTCAGCAACCTGAAGGTTTTGTCCTTCGTCGACCAAATCCTACATCCCATACGGTTTTTTCTGGAGTTTGTCAGTTCCAGTTCTGGGTTGACAATATTGATGAGGTATACCAAAGAATTGTTGACCGTGGTGACATTGAAGTCTCCTGGGGGCCAATCGATGTAGGTGCTGGATTAAGAATGAAGCATCTTTTTGTTCGTGATCCAGAAAGCAATATTGTATTAATTTCTGAGCCTTATTAG
- a CDS encoding iron uptake porin, producing MKTFVRTGLTLLALSACGQTAGFAQEIESNLQQEQRLNEVNNYMAHELDESVDQVTTVTGFSDVQPTDWAYQALKRLVEGYGCVAGYPDSGFRGNRSISRYEAAALLNACLERISAITDEIRRLIREFEPELAILKGKVDGLEANIGELEAMQFSTTTKLNVFAVWNLNANSFSGSGKSDDYNEANGGTTYAYTILPMLKTSFTGKDMFEVIFSASNFDLNSPSCGNPYLGSASAYCLASENKLEIYRMFYKFPIGEDIEITVSPRMQTFDYITVGTAALSPKSGNLVGLRNLYNDMITFTNVPAAYPYIIGGGAAIKYKKNGWAADFGYLTSNSNSSDSTLGMGGGKTQGNMAAQLSYSSQRAGFQLGWTRTQYGDSAAGSTFYYMQGTPLATNPFSENVFVSPAPMTVQTGGLAGYWYITEDFSISGGVNLGFYESDLTTQYSKRGDEAMSKAWLATLQWERFPTEETTIGFAFGQPSSIQWSDATLGEDHGDPWIAMANLTWQVNNYITVTPIIYWFQGMGGNQDQNGSSLGASLMTTFYF from the coding sequence ATGAAAACGTTCGTTCGTACTGGCTTGACATTACTGGCATTATCAGCATGCGGTCAAACTGCTGGCTTCGCTCAAGAGATCGAATCAAACCTACAACAGGAGCAAAGATTGAATGAAGTGAACAATTATATGGCGCACGAGTTAGATGAGAGCGTCGACCAAGTCACGACCGTGACCGGTTTTTCAGACGTTCAACCAACCGACTGGGCATATCAAGCACTTAAACGCCTTGTAGAAGGATACGGATGTGTTGCTGGATATCCAGATTCCGGTTTTCGTGGAAACAGATCAATCAGCCGTTATGAAGCAGCAGCTTTATTAAATGCATGTCTCGAGAGAATAAGCGCAATCACCGATGAAATTAGACGACTAATACGTGAATTTGAGCCAGAGCTTGCAATCCTGAAAGGAAAAGTAGATGGATTAGAGGCTAATATTGGCGAGTTGGAAGCGATGCAATTCAGTACAACAACAAAATTAAATGTATTTGCCGTGTGGAATCTGAATGCCAACAGTTTCAGTGGTAGCGGCAAATCTGATGATTACAACGAGGCAAACGGTGGAACTACATATGCTTACACCATCCTGCCAATGCTCAAGACAAGCTTTACAGGCAAGGACATGTTTGAGGTGATTTTTTCAGCAAGCAACTTTGACTTGAATTCACCTTCATGCGGCAATCCATACCTCGGATCAGCATCAGCTTACTGCCTAGCCAGTGAGAATAAACTAGAAATTTATCGGATGTTTTATAAATTCCCAATAGGGGAAGATATTGAAATTACTGTTTCTCCTAGAATGCAGACGTTTGATTACATCACTGTTGGCACTGCAGCATTGTCTCCAAAGTCAGGCAATTTGGTTGGTCTGAGGAATCTTTATAATGACATGATCACATTTACCAATGTGCCAGCAGCATATCCTTACATTATCGGCGGAGGTGCTGCTATTAAATATAAGAAGAATGGATGGGCAGCAGACTTTGGGTACCTTACATCCAATTCCAATAGCAGCGACTCTACGTTGGGAATGGGAGGGGGAAAAACACAAGGGAATATGGCAGCTCAGCTCTCATACTCGAGTCAAAGAGCTGGATTCCAATTGGGGTGGACACGGACTCAATATGGAGACTCAGCAGCTGGCTCCACCTTCTACTACATGCAAGGCACACCTCTCGCAACAAACCCATTTTCAGAGAACGTATTTGTATCCCCCGCACCAATGACCGTTCAAACGGGTGGATTAGCAGGATATTGGTATATAACCGAAGATTTCTCAATTAGCGGTGGTGTTAACTTGGGATTCTACGAGTCAGATTTGACAACACAATATTCAAAACGCGGGGACGAAGCTATGTCCAAGGCTTGGCTTGCCACCTTGCAGTGGGAGAGATTTCCAACTGAGGAGACAACAATTGGTTTCGCCTTTGGTCAACCATCATCAATTCAATGGAGCGACGCAACACTTGGGGAAGATCATGGTGATCCTTGGATAGCCATGGCGAACCTGACCTGGCAAGTTAATAACTACATAACTGTAACTCCAATTATCTATTGGTTCCAAGGCATGGGCGGCAATCAAGATCAAAATGGATCATCCTTAGGTGCGTCCCTTATGACAACCTTCTACTTCTGA